The following proteins are co-located in the Salinigranum halophilum genome:
- a CDS encoding sulfatase: MTESRPNVVWVTLESVRADHTSVHGYGRDTTPNLERIAARADGARFGNCFSQSIWTPASSASMLTGTHLFRHGVGLDGNAEEPLRSDLRTVPELLGENGYFTACLSSNPYLSAATGLDRGFEKFSWLSLKHLYKHRETVLPMLAYIARLRTYAHGFSLEGHEHNLTYVMQRVLQRWVQSFGRGDDPFFLYVHCPNPHLPYTPPEKYIDRYLTDDEFAPEAALDLSFERYGSQERVIENIADGADFTDREWRTIEALYDAEIAYADELVGRLFDTVEALDGRETVFVVTGDHGDLFGEQGLVGHNLVLDDGLTNVPLVTHNLDTDEVDTESLVQHIDVTRTVAARLGCDHEQFQGRPLSETPYDTVISQRGVAQFESYLDVDPGFDTDRFHADPVSAVRTGEFKYLESEARTELFRLPDETEDVEAHYPHTAARLRAELGRRIDNPHPTAGPSADETNFTPEMREQLSDLGYI; this comes from the coding sequence ATGACGGAGTCACGACCGAACGTCGTCTGGGTCACGCTCGAGAGCGTGCGGGCGGACCACACGTCCGTACACGGCTACGGGCGGGACACGACACCGAACCTCGAGCGCATCGCGGCCAGGGCGGACGGCGCGCGCTTCGGCAACTGTTTCTCGCAGTCCATCTGGACGCCGGCGTCGAGCGCCTCGATGCTGACCGGGACGCACCTGTTCCGCCACGGGGTCGGCCTCGACGGCAACGCCGAGGAGCCGTTGCGTTCGGACCTCCGCACGGTCCCCGAACTCCTCGGGGAGAACGGGTACTTCACCGCCTGTCTGTCCTCGAACCCGTATCTCAGCGCCGCGACCGGGCTCGACAGAGGGTTCGAGAAGTTCAGTTGGCTGAGCCTGAAACACCTGTACAAACACCGTGAGACGGTCCTACCGATGCTGGCGTACATCGCGCGACTGCGAACCTACGCCCACGGCTTCTCGCTGGAGGGCCACGAACACAACCTCACCTACGTGATGCAGCGGGTGCTCCAGCGGTGGGTGCAGTCGTTCGGTCGCGGGGACGACCCGTTCTTCCTCTACGTCCACTGCCCGAACCCCCACCTCCCCTACACGCCCCCCGAGAAGTACATCGACCGGTATCTCACCGACGACGAGTTCGCGCCCGAGGCGGCCCTCGACCTCTCGTTCGAACGCTACGGCTCACAGGAGCGAGTCATCGAGAATATCGCCGACGGTGCGGACTTCACCGACCGCGAGTGGCGGACCATCGAGGCGCTGTACGACGCCGAAATCGCCTACGCGGACGAACTCGTCGGCCGACTGTTCGACACCGTCGAGGCGCTGGACGGACGCGAGACGGTCTTCGTCGTCACCGGCGACCACGGCGACCTCTTCGGCGAACAGGGTCTCGTCGGACACAACCTCGTCCTCGACGACGGCCTGACGAACGTCCCGCTGGTGACCCACAACCTCGACACCGACGAGGTGGACACGGAGAGTCTCGTCCAGCACATCGACGTCACCCGGACGGTCGCCGCTCGCCTCGGCTGCGACCACGAACAGTTCCAGGGACGGCCCCTCTCCGAGACGCCGTACGACACCGTCATCTCCCAGCGCGGGGTCGCGCAGTTCGAGTCGTACCTCGACGTCGACCCCGGGTTCGACACCGACCGGTTCCACGCCGACCCCGTCTCGGCAGTCCGGACGGGCGAGTTCAAATACCTCGAGAGCGAGGCCCGGACCGAACTGTTCCGACTCCCCGACGAGACCGAGGACGTCGAAGCGCACTACCCACACACCGCCGCTCGCCTCCGGGCCGAACTCGGGCGCCGGATCGACAACCCCCACCCGACGGCCGGACCGAGCGCCGACGAGACCAACTTCACCCCCGAGATGCGCGAGCAACTGTCCGACCTGGGGTACATCTGA
- a CDS encoding DUF1616 domain-containing protein: MSSTNATGPVPSPRAPMVVEAAVVLSLVALFVVSVSLFEPGLPRGVVAVVALLFLPGYTLTTALFPERTPSDGADDDGDPDGDARRRGPPVHRLTSPAITDWERFVLSFGLSVALVPPMGLLMAAAGVPFTTLTVVFVVGGVIVVGLLFGVVRRARLATDERYTLPSDRLARRAQSAFAGDRVEVAVNLLLVVAAVSTLFAFTFAVVEPEVGSTYTQASLLTENEAGELVAGGYQSTFSGGDSGEYVLSLENHEGARVEYSVVVELQRLSEAGDPVETSTLRRLDVAVADGETRTVRHTLRPDRYGDRLRLTYLVYRGTPPEDPGTDSAYRTLTLWVEVTPPE, translated from the coding sequence ATGTCGTCGACGAACGCCACCGGTCCCGTGCCGTCGCCCCGAGCACCGATGGTCGTCGAAGCGGCCGTCGTTCTCTCGCTCGTCGCCCTGTTCGTCGTGAGCGTCTCGCTCTTCGAGCCGGGACTGCCGCGCGGCGTCGTCGCCGTGGTCGCGCTGTTGTTCCTCCCGGGGTACACGCTCACGACGGCGCTGTTTCCCGAGCGGACCCCCTCGGACGGAGCCGACGACGACGGGGACCCGGACGGCGATGCTCGTCGTCGCGGGCCCCCGGTCCACCGACTGACCAGTCCGGCGATAACCGACTGGGAGCGGTTCGTCCTCTCGTTCGGGCTGAGCGTCGCGCTCGTCCCGCCGATGGGGCTGTTGATGGCCGCCGCGGGAGTGCCGTTCACGACGCTCACGGTCGTGTTCGTGGTCGGCGGCGTCATCGTCGTGGGGCTGTTGTTCGGCGTCGTCCGCCGGGCGCGACTCGCGACGGACGAGCGGTACACGCTCCCGTCCGACCGACTCGCCCGGCGCGCCCAGTCGGCGTTCGCGGGCGACCGTGTCGAGGTGGCAGTGAACCTCCTCCTCGTCGTCGCCGCCGTCTCGACGCTGTTCGCCTTCACCTTCGCCGTGGTCGAGCCGGAGGTCGGGTCGACGTACACGCAGGCGTCGCTCCTCACGGAGAACGAGGCGGGCGAACTCGTCGCCGGCGGGTACCAGTCGACGTTCTCCGGCGGCGACTCGGGTGAGTACGTGCTCTCGCTCGAGAACCACGAGGGCGCGCGTGTCGAGTACTCGGTCGTCGTCGAACTCCAGCGACTCTCCGAAGCCGGCGACCCCGTCGAGACCAGCACGCTCAGGCGACTGGACGTCGCCGTCGCGGACGGTGAGACCCGGACCGTCCGCCACACGCTCCGACCCGACCGGTACGGCGACCGACTCCGACTCACCTACCTCGTCTATCGTGGCACCCCTCCAGAGGACCCAGGGACGGACTCGGCGTACCGGACCCTCACGCTCTGGGTCGAGGTCACGCCGCCGGAGTGA
- a CDS encoding glycosyltransferase family 2 protein, with product MTELSVIIPTLKPEDEIESLRRLERLAFDDYEVIVRDDDRATTARNEGIERAESDKLVFLDDDSLPAEGYLERAAELLDREAAVAGRVVHPRDDVVKRFTGHYALADSAKYVSRFWGCNMLVRREVFEDVGMWDEEITWGHEEKELAERVLHEYPIYYDPDLLVYHAYADSIVDLWRKAYRMERQTPHYWDRVGRPRSQQWVDTVRLLLDPFKYVGYSAPHTVARAGRTVARVAGRTSGLLDSASTGGGRRRDLPFF from the coding sequence ATGACGGAGTTAAGTGTAATAATACCGACACTGAAGCCCGAGGACGAGATCGAGAGCCTCAGGCGACTCGAACGGCTGGCGTTCGACGACTACGAGGTCATCGTCCGCGACGACGACCGCGCCACCACCGCGCGGAACGAGGGCATCGAGCGCGCCGAGAGCGACAAGCTGGTGTTTCTCGACGACGACTCGCTCCCCGCGGAGGGGTATCTCGAACGGGCCGCTGAACTGCTCGACCGCGAGGCCGCGGTCGCCGGGCGAGTGGTCCACCCGCGCGACGACGTGGTGAAGCGGTTCACCGGCCACTACGCGCTGGCGGACTCGGCGAAGTACGTGTCGCGGTTCTGGGGCTGTAACATGCTGGTGCGACGGGAGGTGTTCGAGGACGTCGGGATGTGGGACGAGGAGATCACGTGGGGCCACGAGGAGAAGGAACTCGCCGAGCGCGTCCTACACGAGTACCCCATCTACTACGACCCCGACCTGTTGGTGTATCACGCCTACGCGGACTCGATTGTGGACCTCTGGCGCAAGGCCTACCGGATGGAACGCCAGACGCCACACTACTGGGACCGGGTGGGCCGGCCGCGCTCGCAACAGTGGGTCGACACGGTGCGGTTGCTCCTCGACCCGTTCAAGTACGTGGGCTACTCCGCCCCGCACACGGTCGCCCGTGCCGGTCGCACCGTCGCTCGCGTCGCCGGTCGGACCAGTGGCCTGCTCGACTCGGCGTCGACGGGCGGTGGGCGACGGCGCGACCTCCCGTTCTTCTGA
- a CDS encoding prenyltransferase/squalene oxidase repeat-containing protein, translated as MQPTRSTLADVLSYARERDYTGWDLYDGESSALLRRLPVDNRWLNLAFQQFVRRAPVNVRPLLLVEQRRNFMGVSMFVLANTAMFELTGERRYLDDARALTAWLVEHRSDGYSGFCGGHKHPLQGLEARTGPNVPGIVGTSYAVRALLAADSHLERDYADIARTAAAFVVDDLQYHDVPDGPGARILYTPNDSGEAYTLNANALGARLLLELSQRFDDDGYRERATRILDYVAAQQTDLGGWQYMDPPSASHLSMDNFHNGFVLETFLRYADLVDDRFERTIERAATFHREHLFNADGSPNYDERQPYPRDVHAVAEGAVVFTDLGDLSFARRILDWGTTNLSDGDGAFYLEKRRYYTKRITCMRWCQATMAHALSHYLLAADERATGPSIAAGAPDAS; from the coding sequence ATGCAGCCGACACGCTCCACGCTCGCGGACGTCCTCTCGTACGCGCGCGAACGCGACTACACCGGCTGGGACCTCTACGACGGCGAGTCGAGCGCCCTGCTGCGGCGGCTACCGGTCGACAACCGCTGGCTGAACCTGGCGTTCCAGCAGTTCGTCAGGCGGGCCCCGGTGAACGTTCGCCCGCTCCTCCTCGTCGAACAGCGACGCAACTTCATGGGCGTCTCGATGTTCGTGCTCGCGAACACGGCGATGTTCGAACTGACGGGCGAACGACGGTATCTCGACGACGCCCGCGCGCTGACAGCGTGGCTCGTCGAGCACCGAAGCGACGGCTACAGCGGCTTCTGCGGCGGCCACAAGCACCCGCTTCAGGGCCTCGAAGCGCGGACGGGCCCGAACGTCCCCGGAATCGTCGGCACCTCCTACGCGGTCCGCGCGCTGCTCGCCGCAGACAGCCATCTCGAACGCGACTACGCCGACATCGCCCGGACGGCCGCGGCGTTCGTCGTCGACGACCTCCAGTACCACGACGTCCCGGACGGCCCCGGCGCGCGCATCCTGTACACGCCGAACGACAGCGGCGAGGCGTACACGCTCAACGCGAACGCGCTCGGCGCGCGCCTCCTGCTCGAACTGTCCCAGCGGTTCGACGACGACGGCTACCGCGAGCGCGCGACCCGGATTCTCGACTACGTGGCCGCACAGCAGACCGACCTCGGCGGGTGGCAGTACATGGACCCGCCGTCGGCGTCACACCTCTCGATGGACAACTTCCACAACGGCTTCGTCCTCGAGACGTTCCTCCGCTACGCCGACCTCGTCGACGACCGGTTCGAGCGGACCATCGAACGGGCCGCGACGTTCCACCGCGAGCACCTGTTCAACGCCGACGGTTCGCCGAACTACGACGAGCGGCAACCGTATCCGCGAGACGTCCACGCGGTCGCCGAAGGGGCCGTCGTCTTCACCGACCTGGGCGACCTCTCGTTCGCCCGGCGGATCCTCGACTGGGGAACGACCAACCTGTCGGACGGGGACGGCGCCTTCTACCTCGAGAAGCGGCGGTACTACACGAAACGCATCACGTGCATGCGCTGGTGTCAGGCGACGATGGCACACGCCCTCTCACACTACCTGCTGGCCGCCGACGAGCGGGCGACCGGACCGAGCATCGCGGCGGGCGCTCCCGACGCTTCCTGA
- a CDS encoding alkaline phosphatase family protein gives MTQVLSIGLDGAAWHKLDRLMAAGDLPNLAALVEEGARAPLRSVDPPVTCPAWRCSTSGKNPGKLGVYWWLNLDRASGELTSPDARSFATADVWDYLAAEGKRSAVVNVPMTYPPEPVDGLMVSGFGAPFGVDLDRSITHPPDVQERLAAEYDWDIGVDDVTTAEGLERAYDLIDSRFELLGDLLEADYDYLHLTVFYINVLQHKYGDGPETREAWRRIDEHLGRLDDEDVLTILYSDHGHDTVDRTFVVNRYLIENGYLSFDTGLSDSASGGAYSLLKRLSLSPRRMAKLAKAVLPASVYDDLVTSGYPVPTSELSARVDWEHTTALAVSQGPVYLNREALGDRYESFRDDLAAELSALTVDGEPVLDHVSPAEEVYTGEYVDDAPDLVLVAADGWEIYGGVTPSVFETQVTSWTSGNHPRGMLLLHGDEVEPGTLAERSLLDVMPTVLRYLDCPVPDDVDGEAVTDAFADGLGRRRTRPPLQPGPAGDADDSDELKRRLEDLGYLE, from the coding sequence ATGACACAGGTCCTCTCGATCGGGCTCGACGGTGCCGCGTGGCACAAACTCGACCGTCTCATGGCGGCGGGCGACCTGCCGAATCTGGCCGCACTCGTTGAGGAGGGCGCGCGCGCACCGCTTCGGTCGGTCGACCCCCCGGTCACCTGTCCGGCGTGGCGCTGTTCGACGTCGGGGAAGAACCCGGGGAAACTGGGCGTCTACTGGTGGCTGAACCTCGACCGGGCGAGCGGCGAGTTGACCTCGCCCGACGCGCGGTCGTTCGCGACGGCGGACGTCTGGGACTACCTCGCCGCGGAGGGCAAGCGGTCGGCCGTGGTCAACGTCCCGATGACCTACCCCCCGGAGCCGGTCGACGGGCTGATGGTCTCGGGCTTCGGCGCTCCGTTCGGCGTCGACCTCGACCGGAGCATCACGCACCCGCCGGACGTCCAGGAGCGACTCGCGGCCGAATACGACTGGGACATCGGCGTCGACGACGTCACCACGGCGGAGGGGCTGGAGCGGGCGTACGACCTCATCGACTCGCGGTTCGAGCTGCTGGGCGACCTCCTCGAAGCGGACTACGACTACCTCCACCTGACGGTGTTCTACATCAACGTCCTCCAGCACAAGTACGGGGACGGCCCGGAGACGCGAGAGGCCTGGCGCCGCATCGACGAACACCTCGGCCGACTCGACGACGAGGACGTCCTCACGATACTCTACTCAGACCACGGCCACGACACCGTCGACCGCACCTTCGTCGTCAACCGGTATCTCATCGAGAACGGGTACCTCTCGTTCGACACGGGGCTGTCCGACAGCGCGAGCGGCGGGGCCTACTCGTTGTTGAAACGCCTCTCGCTCTCCCCGCGGCGGATGGCGAAGCTCGCGAAGGCAGTGCTCCCGGCGTCGGTGTACGACGACCTCGTGACCTCCGGCTACCCGGTGCCGACGTCGGAGCTGTCCGCTCGCGTCGACTGGGAGCACACGACGGCGCTCGCGGTGAGCCAGGGCCCCGTCTATCTCAACCGCGAGGCGCTCGGCGACCGCTACGAGTCGTTCCGCGACGACCTCGCCGCGGAACTCTCGGCACTCACCGTCGATGGCGAGCCGGTGTTGGACCACGTCTCCCCCGCCGAGGAGGTCTACACGGGCGAGTACGTCGACGACGCGCCCGACCTCGTGCTCGTTGCGGCCGACGGCTGGGAGATCTACGGCGGCGTGACGCCGTCGGTGTTCGAGACGCAGGTCACCTCCTGGACGTCGGGGAACCACCCGCGCGGGATGTTGCTCCTTCACGGCGACGAGGTCGAACCGGGGACGCTCGCCGAGCGGTCGTTGCTCGACGTCATGCCGACCGTCCTGCGGTATCTGGACTGTCCCGTCCCCGACGACGTCGACGGCGAGGCGGTCACGGACGCGTTCGCCGACGGACTGGGTCGGCGGCGGACGCGACCACCGCTCCAGCCGGGCCCGGCGGGCGATGCGGACGACAGCGACGAACTGAAGCGCCGGCTCGAAGACCTCGGTTACCTCGAATAG
- a CDS encoding lipid II:glycine glycyltransferase FemX, with protein sequence MSIQVERADDAALASWDDHVARSPMGTAFHRLAVLRVLEAHSDSTLYPLVGYKGQEVVGLFPLFELSKGPVSTVFSPPPRLGVPTLGPVLTNYRKLKQRKRDRLNRRFVEGVLDWAADAIGPKYTHVETSVHYGDARPFLWREFDVTPKYTYEVDLSGGPDEVLGRFKSDLRSNVRGHDDADYRITRGGTDAIEFIIGQVRERYEAQEKTFPVDAAYVKDLYEAFPEGDLKPYVGEVDGVRESGIIVPRLGDRAHYWQGGVKPETSLPINDLIHWRIITDAIEDGVETYDLVGANTQRIATYKSRFNPTLAEYYEIERGTRTMNMASGVYRRLR encoded by the coding sequence ATGAGCATCCAAGTCGAACGCGCGGACGACGCCGCGCTCGCGTCGTGGGACGACCACGTCGCACGGTCGCCGATGGGGACGGCGTTCCACCGGTTGGCGGTGCTACGCGTCCTCGAAGCCCACTCCGACTCGACGCTCTACCCCCTCGTCGGATACAAAGGACAGGAGGTCGTCGGGCTGTTCCCGCTGTTCGAACTCTCGAAGGGGCCGGTGAGTACGGTCTTCTCGCCGCCGCCGCGGCTGGGTGTGCCGACGCTCGGGCCGGTCCTCACGAACTACCGCAAGCTGAAACAGCGGAAGCGAGACCGCCTGAATCGACGGTTCGTCGAGGGCGTACTCGACTGGGCTGCCGACGCCATCGGCCCGAAGTACACCCACGTCGAGACCAGCGTCCACTACGGGGACGCCCGACCGTTCCTCTGGCGGGAGTTCGACGTGACGCCGAAGTACACCTACGAGGTCGACCTCTCGGGCGGTCCCGACGAGGTCCTCGGGCGGTTCAAGAGCGACCTCCGGTCGAACGTCCGCGGGCACGACGACGCCGACTACCGCATCACCCGAGGCGGGACCGACGCCATCGAGTTCATCATCGGGCAGGTCCGCGAGCGGTACGAGGCGCAGGAGAAGACGTTCCCCGTCGACGCCGCGTACGTGAAAGACCTCTACGAGGCGTTTCCGGAGGGCGACCTCAAGCCGTACGTCGGCGAGGTCGACGGGGTCCGCGAGAGCGGCATCATCGTCCCTCGACTCGGCGACAGGGCCCACTACTGGCAGGGCGGTGTCAAGCCCGAGACGTCGCTGCCGATCAACGACCTCATCCACTGGCGCATCATCACTGACGCCATCGAGGACGGGGTCGAGACGTACGACCTCGTGGGGGCGAACACCCAGCGGATCGCTACGTACAAATCGCGGTTCAACCCGACGCTCGCGGAGTACTACGAGATCGAGCGCGGAACACGGACGATGAACATGGCATCCGGCGTCTACCGGAGGCTCCGATGA
- a CDS encoding lipopolysaccharide biosynthesis protein — MARSKLKRLLARMVPSGDVVESTVKSGLWVLSQNAVGRVIQLVMLVILARLIGPAQVGLIGIVLLTLSALKQFTNLGFNAALVQQREENVDGHLSTAWVLMGARGAIIALSMVLAAPFVATLFGEPETTAMIRVLAVSPLVLGLKNPGVVYFQKNLEFHKQFVYRISGEVLQFVIAVGYALVWPTAWAFVVAYVVSNVFRALVSYLIHDYRPRLSFDRDVAADLVGYGKWLTGTSILYFLYSEGDDAFVGWFLGPAALGFYQYAYRLSNAPATELTQVVSSVMFPTFSKMQDDLSVLRDAFLKTIRINALVAFPVSFGIVVVAPDFVRTFLGTEWTPMIPVMQILAMYGMMRAFTKVFGSVWKAVGRPDYVTKLSAVRVVLIALLIFPLTQRFGTVGTAGLITGLYVFPMVPLDIYVMKREIGTGYGDILGEAVYPFVAGVLMAGGVWAVRSTLALSPPFSLALSVLVGAALYLGLMGLFESLFDVGIKQNVDLVRSSFSD, encoded by the coding sequence ATGGCACGCTCGAAACTGAAGCGACTCCTCGCGCGGATGGTTCCCAGTGGAGACGTCGTCGAAAGTACCGTCAAGAGCGGGCTCTGGGTGCTGAGCCAGAACGCCGTCGGGCGCGTCATCCAGTTGGTCATGCTCGTCATCCTCGCGCGGCTCATCGGGCCGGCGCAGGTCGGGCTGATCGGGATCGTCCTGCTGACGCTCAGCGCGCTCAAGCAGTTCACCAACCTCGGCTTCAACGCCGCACTCGTCCAACAGCGCGAGGAGAACGTCGACGGCCATCTCAGCACTGCCTGGGTGCTCATGGGTGCGCGAGGGGCCATCATCGCCCTGTCGATGGTCCTCGCGGCTCCCTTCGTCGCGACCCTGTTCGGCGAACCCGAAACGACGGCGATGATTCGCGTCCTCGCCGTCTCGCCGCTGGTTCTGGGGCTGAAGAACCCCGGCGTCGTCTACTTCCAGAAGAACCTCGAGTTCCACAAACAGTTCGTCTACCGTATCTCGGGCGAGGTGCTCCAGTTCGTCATCGCGGTGGGTTACGCGCTGGTGTGGCCAACGGCGTGGGCGTTCGTCGTCGCCTACGTCGTCTCGAACGTCTTCCGCGCGCTCGTCTCGTATCTCATCCACGACTACCGCCCCCGGCTGTCGTTCGACCGGGACGTCGCTGCGGACCTCGTCGGCTACGGCAAGTGGCTCACCGGCACGTCCATCCTCTACTTCCTCTACAGCGAGGGCGACGACGCGTTCGTCGGCTGGTTTCTCGGCCCGGCCGCCCTCGGCTTCTACCAGTACGCCTACCGCCTGTCGAACGCGCCCGCGACGGAACTCACCCAGGTCGTCTCCTCGGTGATGTTCCCGACGTTCTCGAAGATGCAAGACGACCTGAGCGTCCTCCGCGACGCCTTTCTCAAGACCATCCGCATCAACGCGCTCGTCGCCTTCCCCGTCTCGTTCGGCATCGTCGTCGTCGCCCCCGACTTCGTGCGGACGTTCCTGGGCACCGAGTGGACACCGATGATCCCTGTGATGCAGATCCTGGCGATGTACGGGATGATGCGGGCGTTCACCAAGGTGTTCGGGTCGGTGTGGAAGGCGGTCGGCCGTCCCGACTACGTCACGAAACTCTCCGCCGTACGGGTCGTGCTGATCGCGCTGTTGATCTTCCCGCTCACCCAGCGGTTCGGCACCGTCGGGACCGCCGGGCTCATCACCGGGCTGTACGTCTTCCCGATGGTCCCGCTCGACATCTACGTCATGAAGCGAGAGATCGGCACGGGGTACGGCGACATCCTCGGCGAAGCCGTCTACCCGTTCGTGGCGGGGGTCCTCATGGCCGGCGGCGTCTGGGCGGTCCGTTCCACCCTCGCGTTGTCCCCCCCGTTCAGCCTCGCGCTGAGCGTCCTCGTCGGCGCCGCTCTCTACCTCGGGCTGATGGGGCTGTTCGAGAGTCTGTTCGACGTCGGCATCAAGCAGAACGTCGACCTCGTGCGGTCGAGCTTCAGCGACTGA
- a CDS encoding helix-turn-helix domain-containing protein, with amino-acid sequence MSSDDRTGGVMEDVFATLGDELSRQVLTRATTEVVTASTLADSFDVAPATVYRRLNRLADLGFIREVTDVREGPSSETGYRTDVRALVLVLSSNGFDVRRAENELDAALSIFLDCVDVSEAEFSFEEGTATVTLSMGDETLEQLHDSYRAAQDDTQGSFAEVDT; translated from the coding sequence ATGTCTTCCGATGACAGGACGGGGGGAGTGATGGAGGACGTCTTCGCGACACTGGGTGACGAACTGTCTCGGCAGGTGCTCACCCGGGCGACCACGGAGGTCGTCACCGCGAGCACGCTCGCCGACTCGTTCGACGTCGCGCCGGCGACGGTGTACCGACGCCTCAACCGCCTCGCCGACCTCGGCTTCATCCGCGAGGTGACCGACGTCCGCGAGGGGCCGTCGTCCGAGACCGGCTATCGGACGGACGTCCGCGCGCTCGTCCTCGTGCTCTCTTCGAACGGGTTCGACGTCCGCCGAGCGGAGAACGAACTCGACGCCGCGCTCTCGATCTTTCTCGACTGCGTCGACGTGAGCGAAGCCGAGTTCTCCTTCGAGGAGGGGACCGCGACCGTGACGCTCTCGATGGGGGACGAGACCCTCGAACAGCTGCACGACAGCTATCGGGCGGCCCAGGACGACACGCAGGGTTCGTTCGCCGAGGTCGACACCTGA
- a CDS encoding DUF7344 domain-containing protein — protein sequence MSTENGSTLTPSDGNSTGDETDDEEPKPISKDTQFGMLKNRRRRDILRYLRENDDESTLSDLAEFIAAKENGVERRLLSSDERKRVYIGLYQCHLPKMDDARVIDFEKRSGGVRLRPEADQLFAYIDDEDDEEESAGETTAEETTPWTVNTTVKLGLGWTLCLLAALSVAGIAGLPPVGVIGGAAAVTFAAIETVDVLPSLWADGVAVLHD from the coding sequence ATGAGTACTGAGAACGGGTCTACGTTGACGCCTTCCGACGGGAACTCAACGGGAGACGAGACCGACGACGAGGAACCGAAACCCATCTCGAAAGACACGCAGTTCGGGATGCTGAAGAACCGACGTCGCCGAGACATCTTGCGGTACCTCCGCGAGAACGACGACGAGTCGACGCTGAGCGACCTTGCCGAGTTCATCGCGGCGAAGGAGAACGGGGTCGAACGCCGCCTGCTCTCGTCGGACGAGCGCAAGCGGGTGTACATCGGCCTCTATCAGTGCCACCTGCCGAAGATGGACGACGCGCGCGTGATAGACTTCGAAAAGCGAAGTGGAGGTGTGAGGCTCCGCCCCGAGGCGGACCAACTGTTCGCCTACATCGACGACGAGGACGACGAGGAGGAGTCGGCCGGCGAGACGACGGCCGAAGAGACGACCCCCTGGACGGTGAACACCACGGTGAAACTGGGGCTGGGATGGACGCTCTGTCTGCTCGCGGCCCTCTCCGTGGCCGGCATCGCGGGTCTCCCCCCGGTCGGAGTCATCGGCGGGGCCGCGGCGGTCACGTTCGCCGCGATCGAGACGGTCGACGTGCTCCCGTCGCTGTGGGCCGACGGCGTGGCGGTCCTCCACGACTGA
- a CDS encoding DUF7344 domain-containing protein, giving the protein MPDTPHYLDVDALCAENDRDEVFTLLSNYRRRSVLYALYRNGGELAFPVLVDKVASYETGTPPDDIDDDLSQSMYISLYQTHLPKLTSFGLVEYDTDERTISLTPHADHAIVPSEELAPPQWNRYYAVFSFGGLLVGGVAWLLNGAAGLGMVSLFALTGLGGVVVAHTRSMRRCDDEGSYLSVDDLV; this is encoded by the coding sequence ATGCCGGACACACCACACTACCTAGACGTCGACGCCCTGTGCGCCGAGAACGACCGTGACGAGGTGTTCACGCTCTTGAGTAACTACCGACGTCGGTCCGTGCTGTACGCCCTCTATCGGAACGGGGGCGAACTCGCCTTCCCGGTCCTCGTGGACAAAGTCGCGTCGTACGAGACGGGTACCCCTCCGGACGACATCGACGACGACCTGAGCCAGAGCATGTACATCTCGCTGTACCAGACCCACCTTCCGAAACTCACGAGCTTCGGGCTCGTGGAGTACGACACCGACGAGCGGACCATCTCGCTGACGCCGCACGCCGACCACGCGATCGTCCCTTCGGAGGAACTGGCACCGCCGCAGTGGAACCGCTACTACGCGGTCTTCTCCTTCGGTGGCCTCCTCGTCGGGGGGGTGGCCTGGCTGTTGAACGGCGCTGCCGGATTGGGGATGGTCTCGCTGTTCGCTCTCACGGGCCTCGGAGGGGTCGTCGTCGCCCACACGCGCTCGATGCGGCGATGCGACGACGAGGGTTCGTACCTCTCGGTCGACGACCTCGTCTGA
- a CDS encoding PadR family transcriptional regulator, translating into MFQLTGFQRDLLYVIASLDRPSGQAVKELFEEDVGEVNHGRLYPNLDTLVNRSLVDKGQLDRRTNYYEITDRGLEMIRERRAWENRMVDFLE; encoded by the coding sequence ATGTTCCAGCTCACCGGCTTCCAACGTGACCTCCTGTACGTTATCGCCTCACTCGACCGGCCGTCCGGACAGGCAGTCAAAGAACTCTTCGAGGAGGACGTCGGCGAGGTCAACCACGGCCGACTCTATCCGAACCTCGACACCCTCGTGAACCGCTCGCTGGTCGACAAGGGACAGCTCGACCGACGGACCAACTACTACGAGATCACGGACCGGGGGCTCGAGATGATACGCGAACGACGAGCGTGGGAGAACCGCATGGTCGACTTCCTCGAGTGA